One genomic region from Gemmobacter aquarius encodes:
- a CDS encoding disulfide bond formation protein B — MTKADPQSLSRDDLSLTVAFLIALAATLGALFIGEVLGQMPCTLCWYQRIAMFPLVPILGLSLWRGDGMARTYGLPLAFAGLALAAWHSGLYAGILPAPIVPCTENGPSCTGEAQMILGLPIPYLSAVAFAAILACLILPKGHRT, encoded by the coding sequence TTGACCAAAGCTGACCCGCAGAGCCTGTCGCGTGACGACCTTTCCTTGACCGTCGCTTTCCTGATCGCACTGGCGGCCACGCTTGGTGCGCTCTTCATCGGAGAGGTGCTTGGTCAGATGCCCTGCACGCTCTGCTGGTATCAGCGTATCGCCATGTTCCCCTTGGTGCCGATCCTTGGCCTGTCGCTCTGGCGGGGAGACGGGATGGCGCGCACCTATGGCTTGCCGTTGGCTTTCGCCGGGCTCGCACTTGCGGCATGGCATTCGGGCCTGTACGCAGGGATCCTGCCCGCACCGATCGTGCCATGCACTGAAAATGGCCCCTCCTGCACCGGTGAGGCGCAGATGATCCTTGGCCTGCCGATCCCCTATCTCTCAGCGGTCGCCTTTGCGGCGATCCTTGCCTGTCTCATCCTGCCGAAAGGACACCGCACATGA
- the lspA gene encoding signal peptidase II, whose product RRMTRVMLTSLIAAAVVADQLTKTAALSLLSQGTAVPVLPGLNLSLGFNTGASFGMMGGFMAGKPLLMAALTGALTIAFAVMAFRAQPALERAGFALVVGGALGNIIDRLRQGAVTDFLDFYWRDWHWPTFNVADIAITLGTVLILAASLPLRRRKEPVLDQS is encoded by the coding sequence GCCGTAGAATGACCAGGGTGATGCTGACTTCGCTGATTGCTGCCGCAGTGGTGGCAGACCAGTTGACCAAGACCGCAGCGCTGTCGCTGCTGTCGCAGGGGACTGCGGTCCCGGTCCTGCCGGGCCTCAACCTTTCCCTCGGGTTCAATACCGGCGCGAGCTTTGGCATGATGGGCGGGTTCATGGCGGGTAAGCCCCTTCTGATGGCTGCGCTGACGGGCGCACTGACCATCGCCTTCGCCGTCATGGCATTCCGGGCGCAACCTGCTTTGGAAAGGGCAGGCTTTGCACTGGTCGTGGGCGGGGCGCTTGGCAACATCATCGACCGGCTTCGGCAGGGTGCCGTGACTGATTTCCTTGATTTCTATTGGCGTGACTGGCACTGGCCCACGTTCAACGTCGCCGATATTGCGATCACTCTCGGCACGGTCCTGATCCTTGCCGCCTCGCTTCCCCTTCGTCGCCGCAAGGAGCCGGTTCTTGACCAAAGCTGA
- a CDS encoding DsbA family protein — translation MNRRTLILGASALGVAAFAGGAFVLKQRRDAEAEAAAAATPTEDQALLVRDYSPSFGPADAAVTLVEFFDPSCEACRAYHPVVQEIRRQFPTQVRVVLRYTVFHEGSDEAVRILEAARMQDKFEPVLDALLEQQPGWAVHGSPEMDVAWEIAGAAGLDLEKAETDQFFPGITGILNQDAADVEALAIRQTPTFFLNGKRLENFSADSLIADVRFAVENS, via the coding sequence ATGAACCGCCGCACCCTTATCCTTGGAGCCTCCGCACTTGGTGTTGCTGCCTTCGCGGGTGGCGCCTTCGTGCTGAAACAGCGCCGCGACGCCGAGGCAGAAGCGGCGGCCGCCGCCACGCCAACCGAGGATCAGGCCCTCTTGGTCCGTGACTACTCCCCTAGCTTCGGCCCCGCCGATGCCGCCGTCACACTGGTTGAATTCTTCGATCCCTCCTGCGAGGCCTGCCGTGCATACCACCCCGTGGTGCAGGAAATCCGGCGGCAGTTCCCGACGCAGGTCCGGGTGGTGCTGCGCTACACCGTTTTCCATGAAGGCTCGGACGAGGCAGTGCGCATCCTCGAGGCTGCGCGGATGCAAGACAAGTTCGAGCCGGTGCTGGATGCGCTGCTGGAACAGCAACCAGGCTGGGCTGTCCATGGCTCGCCCGAGATGGATGTCGCCTGGGAGATTGCCGGGGCTGCAGGCCTCGATCTTGAAAAGGCCGAGACGGACCAGTTCTTCCCGGGCATCACTGGTATCCTGAATCAGGATGCGGCCGACGTGGAAGCCTTGGCTATCCGCCAAACGCCAACCTTCTTCCTTAATGGCAAACGGCTGGAGAATTTCAGCGCCGACAGCCTCATCGCCGATGTGCGGTTTGCGGTCGAGAATAGCTGA